The nucleotide window TTGTTCAAGCATGGAAGCAGTGGATGGAAGCTTAACCCTAGTTATGGCTTGTATGACACAGCCCTTATTTCGGTAAGCGTTTGCTAATTTTTCTATGGTTTAGCCTCTGTAATCAGTGTGCTAGACTCTAGCCAGATTTGATTTTTGGAGATCAATAATGAAACCAATTCTACCTGACTACAGCCAATCAGGTGTTCTTATTGTCGGTGATGTAATGCTTGATCGTTACTGGTATGGTCCAACTGGCCGTATTTCACCAGAAGCACCTGTACCCGTTGTGAAAGTAGAAAATAACGAGGAGCGCCCTGGTGGTGCTGCCAACGTAGCAATGAATATTGCTTCTCTTGGTGGTCATGCTCATGTCGTTGGTTTAACTGGTAAAGATGAACCCGCTGAGGTGTTAAAAAACACCTTAGGAGCGCTCAATGTTAAGTGCGACTTTGTTGAGTTGGACGATTACCCAACTATCACTAAACTGCGAGTAATGAGCCGAGGTCAACAGCTGATCCGTCTTGATTTTGAAGACAAATTCGAGAACACGGATCCTGAGTTAGTTCTGTCTCGCATGGAACAAGCGCTTCCTAATGTACGTTCGGTGATTCTATCTGATTACGCAAAAGGTGCCTTGGAGCATGTGCAAAGTTTTATTCAAAAAGCACGCGCAGCAAAGGTTCCGGTATTTATCGATCCGAAAGGTGCTGATTTAGAGCGATACCGTGGTGCAACTTTGCTTACGCCAAATATGGCTGAGTTCGAGCTGGTTGCAGGTAAGGTCAAATCAGAAGAAGATCTTATCGAGAAAGGCATCGCCTTGATCGAAAAATACGACTTTGAAGCTTTGTTAGTGACTCGCAGCGAGCATGGTATGACGCTACTTCGTAAAGATCAGGCACCATTCCACTTACCGACTCAAGCGAAAGAAGTGTATGACGTGACAGGTGCGGGTGATACGGTTATCTCGGTACTCGCGGCTTCTGTTTCTGCTGGTAAGCCACTGGATGAAGCGTGTGCATTAGCAAACGCTGCTGCAGGTGTGGTAGTTGGCAAACTTGGTACATCGACCTTGTCTACGATTGAATTAGCGGAAGCGATTCATGGTAGCCAAGACACTGACTACGGCGTGATCTCTGAAGCCGCACTGGTTGAAGCGGTGAAGCGTGCTCGTGCGAAAGGCGAGAAAGTGGTTATGACCAATGGCTGCTTTGATATTCTGCATGCCGGCCATGTTTCTTACATGAACCACGCGGCTGAACTGGGTGATCGTTTGATCGTTGCCGTTAATACGGATGAATCAGTCAAACGTTTGAAAGGTCCTGGTCGCCCTGTCAATCCAACCGATCGTCGTATGGCGGTATTGGCTGGCTTAGGCGCAGTCGATTGGGTGGTTCCATTCTCTGAAGATACACCGCAACGTTTAATCTCTGAGGTATTGCCAAGCATTCTTGTGAAAGGTGGTGATTACAAACCTGAAGAGATTGCTGGTGGTGAAGAAGTGATTGCGGCTGGTGGTGAAGTGAAAGTACTTAACTTTGAAGATGGTTGCTCTACGACTGAAATCATTAAAGCGATTAAAGGTGGTCGAGGCTAACTCTTAGCCTTCTCGTTTTCTAGCCTCAAGGCTTAACCTTTGAGTTAGGTTTAGAATTAGCTTTCCATAGATAATAAAAATGCCGCTCAATGAGCTAATGCCGATCGTTTAAGAAGACTTGAACGATCTTGCAGTTAGCAGATAATCCCCATCAACAACGTTGATGGGGATTTTTTTATGCTTGAACAAGAATTAGCAATGGCACACGAGACCATTGAAGATGCCGACAATTATGAATCTGTCGTCGACGCCATTCAGATTGAGTGGATAGAACAAGCTCTTCTTGAAACCAATAAAGCGAGCATAAGACGACGTCGGCTTCCCGCTCAGCAAGCTGTCTGGTTAGTTATTTGGATGGGGCTGCAACGCAACATGTCTATCAAAGAGGTATGCAGTTCATTAGACATTGCGCTTCAGCCTAAACCTGAAGATAGCTGGTCTCGTGTTGCACCTAGTGTCCTAACTGATTCACGCCGACGTCTAGATGAGAGTCCATTAGCGGCTCTGTTTCACACAACGGTAAAGGCTTGGAACGGAGATATCCTTCAACAAGATAAAGACTTGGAGCTTAATGTTCTTGCTGTGGATGGAACAACATTTAGGTGCCAAGATTCCCCAGAGAACGCTGAAGAATTTGGGTTCATCTCTAAAAAATTGAAACCTTACCCTCAACTTCGTTTAGTCGCTTTGATGTCAACAGAAACTCGAATGATTATGGGGGCGGCTTTTGATGGCTGTCATGTCGGTGAAACGACCTTAGCTAAGCGTCTATTCAATGATATCCCCGCACATTCATTGACCTTATTTGATCGTTGTTATTTCTCGGCAGACCTCTTGTTGTCGTGGCAAGAGAGTGCGGAAAATGCTCACTGGTTAATGCCGGCAAAACGTAAGCTACGCTATGAAGTGTTGGAGAAATATGCGGAGAACGACATGCTCATCTCAATGCCCATATCTCCTCAAGCTCAACGGCAGAATCCGAATTTACCCGCACGTTGGGAAGCTAGATTAGTCCTATATCAAGAGCCAAAAGGTGAGATAAAAGGTTTTATTACTTCACTTACAGACCCTAGTAGATACTCGCTAGAAAGCCTGCTGCGTATTTATTGGCAACGCTGGGAGATAGAAGAAGGTTATGGTGAAATTAAACAGACTCAACTGCAAAGTCACGTCACTTTACGAAGTCGTTTTTCTGCCG belongs to Vibrio splendidus and includes:
- a CDS encoding IS4-like element ISVbsp1 family transposase, whose amino-acid sequence is MLEQELAMAHETIEDADNYESVVDAIQIEWIEQALLETNKASIRRRRLPAQQAVWLVIWMGLQRNMSIKEVCSSLDIALQPKPEDSWSRVAPSVLTDSRRRLDESPLAALFHTTVKAWNGDILQQDKDLELNVLAVDGTTFRCQDSPENAEEFGFISKKLKPYPQLRLVALMSTETRMIMGAAFDGCHVGETTLAKRLFNDIPAHSLTLFDRCYFSADLLLSWQESAENAHWLMPAKRKLRYEVLEKYAENDMLISMPISPQAQRQNPNLPARWEARLVLYQEPKGEIKGFITSLTDPSRYSLESLLRIYWQRWEIEEGYGEIKQTQLQSHVTLRSRFSAGVKQELWGVLLAYNLVRLEMVKIASEAGVRATRVSFTAAINLIDAQLRWLALSPDGTLPVKLKRMRDSLSHFILPDKRKDRTFPRSVLFVPAKYPFRFKQ
- the hldE gene encoding bifunctional D-glycero-beta-D-manno-heptose-7-phosphate kinase/D-glycero-beta-D-manno-heptose 1-phosphate adenylyltransferase HldE, encoding MKPILPDYSQSGVLIVGDVMLDRYWYGPTGRISPEAPVPVVKVENNEERPGGAANVAMNIASLGGHAHVVGLTGKDEPAEVLKNTLGALNVKCDFVELDDYPTITKLRVMSRGQQLIRLDFEDKFENTDPELVLSRMEQALPNVRSVILSDYAKGALEHVQSFIQKARAAKVPVFIDPKGADLERYRGATLLTPNMAEFELVAGKVKSEEDLIEKGIALIEKYDFEALLVTRSEHGMTLLRKDQAPFHLPTQAKEVYDVTGAGDTVISVLAASVSAGKPLDEACALANAAAGVVVGKLGTSTLSTIELAEAIHGSQDTDYGVISEAALVEAVKRARAKGEKVVMTNGCFDILHAGHVSYMNHAAELGDRLIVAVNTDESVKRLKGPGRPVNPTDRRMAVLAGLGAVDWVVPFSEDTPQRLISEVLPSILVKGGDYKPEEIAGGEEVIAAGGEVKVLNFEDGCSTTEIIKAIKGGRG